The Brevinematales bacterium genome includes a region encoding these proteins:
- a CDS encoding MarR family transcriptional regulator, translating into MENICRLRRIFSTVYRLERNIKKRFGITANEIMVLCLLNVVKLSAGELSKEMGISESRMSKIIDTLEKNGFIIREVGKDDKRKMLFSITEKGRKKVREFAESDFEVPDIDIEKLSNLIC; encoded by the coding sequence ATGGAAAATATATGCCGTTTGAGGAGAATATTTTCAACAGTTTATAGGTTGGAAAGAAATATAAAAAAGAGATTCGGGATAACCGCTAACGAAATAATGGTTTTGTGTCTGCTAAACGTTGTAAAACTCTCAGCTGGAGAATTATCAAAGGAAATGGGTATTTCAGAATCAAGGATGTCAAAAATAATAGACACTCTTGAAAAAAATGGATTTATAATTAGGGAAGTAGGAAAAGATGATAAAAGAAAGATGTTGTTCTCAATAACAGAAAAAGGTAGAAAAAAAGTAAGAGAGTTTGCCGAGTCGGACTTTGAGGTTCCTGATATTGATATAGAGAAGTTATCTAATTTAATATGCTAA
- the hisIE gene encoding bifunctional phosphoribosyl-AMP cyclohydrolase/phosphoribosyl-ATP diphosphatase HisIE, which produces MVSINFLLEEVKFNEKGLIPAIIQDQTTGSVLMLGYMNKKALEKTIETGKTWFWSRSRNSLWNKGETSGNYHIVESITLDCDNDTLLVKVKPVGPTCHTGNYSCFYKNNEEVKASPEIINEIYEVIINRKRTMPENSYVAKKMKEGIDRILKKVAEEAGEFIIASKNANEKEIIYEIADLIFHSLLVLGYYEIPIHKIYEELKSRRK; this is translated from the coding sequence ATGGTGAGTATAAATTTTCTTTTGGAAGAAGTTAAATTTAACGAGAAAGGATTGATACCTGCTATTATACAAGATCAAACAACAGGAAGTGTATTAATGTTAGGATACATGAATAAAAAAGCTTTAGAAAAAACGATTGAAACAGGTAAAACTTGGTTTTGGAGTAGATCTAGAAATAGTTTATGGAACAAGGGTGAAACATCTGGCAACTACCATATTGTTGAAAGTATAACACTTGACTGTGATAACGATACATTACTAGTAAAAGTAAAACCTGTAGGACCTACCTGTCATACAGGTAACTATAGTTGTTTTTATAAAAACAACGAAGAAGTAAAAGCTTCACCAGAAATAATAAACGAAATCTACGAAGTCATAATAAACAGAAAAAGAACAATGCCCGAAAATTCCTATGTAGCCAAAAAAATGAAAGAAGGTATTGACAGAATCCTTAAAAAAGTAGCTGAAGAGGCAGGTGAATTCATAATTGCCTCAAAAAACGCAAATGAAAAGGAAATAATATACGAAATAGCAGATCTCATATTTCACTCACTACTAGTACTAGGATACTACGAAATACCAATTCACAAAATTTATGAAGAACTTAAATCAAGGAGGAAATAG
- the rnpA gene encoding ribonuclease P protein component has protein sequence MKNLNQGGNSLKFPVKFHRIRKLKDFRNLLQNGKIIKSQFWIVRFIRNNQNMLRIAVSISKKVNKKSTKRNRIRRITTEVLRLNQHLLKGIDIWFQIKLDPGQSEIKSKIENVINEIHSRLTNNQRKEPLD, from the coding sequence ATGAAGAACTTAAATCAAGGAGGAAATAGTCTCAAGTTTCCAGTGAAATTTCACAGGATAAGGAAATTAAAAGATTTTAGGAATCTACTACAAAATGGAAAAATCATAAAATCACAATTTTGGATAGTAAGATTTATTCGAAACAATCAAAACATGCTTCGCATAGCAGTATCGATAAGTAAAAAAGTTAACAAGAAATCAACTAAAAGAAACAGAATTAGACGTATAACAACAGAAGTATTACGTTTAAATCAACATCTCTTAAAAGGAATAGACATATGGTTCCAAATAAAACTAGATCCTGGACAAAGTGAAATAAAATCAAAAATAGAAAATGTAATAAATGAAATCCATAGTAGATTAACGAACAATCAAAGAAAAGAACCCCTTGACTAA
- a CDS encoding glycogen-binding domain-containing protein, whose amino-acid sequence MRSLKVVPVMLVVIVLSMFLTSCLLWDVLKDRYIPYEVVGKDPESGKLIVRFTFDRPAATTVHLAGQFNNWTAPPSQGTPGTDNVPIEMKRDEKTGYWTVEWKVKPGRWQYKYVIDGGVVWSEDQANPLKENDGFGGYNSVMIINE is encoded by the coding sequence ATGAGAAGCCTAAAAGTGGTTCCTGTAATGCTTGTGGTGATCGTTTTGAGTATGTTTTTGACTTCTTGCTTACTATGGGATGTTCTTAAAGATAGATATATCCCTTATGAAGTAGTTGGTAAGGATCCTGAAAGTGGTAAACTTATAGTGAGGTTTACGTTTGATAGGCCTGCTGCTACTACTGTTCATTTAGCTGGTCAGTTTAATAATTGGACTGCTCCCCCATCTCAAGGTACTCCAGGTACTGATAATGTTCCAATAGAAATGAAAAGAGATGAAAAGACTGGTTATTGGACAGTAGAATGGAAAGTTAAGCCTGGTAGATGGCAATATAAGTATGTTATAGATGGTGGTGTTGTTTGGTCTGAGGATCAGGCAAACCCACTCAAGGAAAACGATGGTTTTGGAGGATATAACTCTGTTATGATTATAAACGAGTAA